CCCTGGCTGAACCCGGAGCGCACGCAGAAACTGCTGCAGGCCCTCTCCAAGCGCATCCTGATCATCGATGGCGCGATGGGCACGATGATCCAGCGCCATGGGCTGCAGGAAGCCGACTATCGCGGCGAGCGCTTCGCCGAGGGCTACGACGCGCAGGCCGGGCACGTGCACGGCCCTGGCTGCGACCACGCGCCGCAGGGCCACGACCTGAAGGGCAACAACGACCTGTTGCTGCTGACCCGGCCGGAGGTGATCGCCGAGATCCACCGTGCCTACCTCGATGCTGGCGCCGACCTGCTCGAAACCAATACCTTCAACGCGACGTCGATCAGCCAGGCCGACTACCACCTGGAACACCTGGTCTACGAACTCAACAAGGCCGGCGCGCAGGTCGCGCGCGCCTGCTGCGACGCGGTCGAAGCGCTGACGCCGGACAAGCCGCGGTTCGTGATCGGCGTGCTCGGCCCGACCAGCCGCACCGCCTCGATCAGCCCGGACGTCAACGACCCCGGTTTCCGCAACACCAGCTTCGACGAACTGCGCGCCACCTACCGCGAGGCCATCGACGGCCTGATCGACGGCGGCGCCGACACGCTGATGGTGGAGACCATCTTCGACACGCTCAACGCCAAGGCCGCGCTGTACGCGATCGAGGAAGTGTTCGACGCGCGCGGCGGGCGCCTGCCGGTGATGATCTCCGGCACCATCACCGACGCCTCCGGCCGCACCCTGTCCGGGCAGACCGCCGAGGCGTTCTACGCCTCGGTCGCGCACGGGCGGCCGCTGTCGGTGGGGCTGAACTGCGCGCTCGGCGCCAAGGACCTGCGCCCGCACGTGGAGACCCTGGCGCGGATCGCCGACGGCTACGTCAGCGCCCACCCCAACGCCGGCCTGCCCAACGCCTTCGGCGAATACGACGAGACGCCGGAGGAAATGGCGGCGACGCTGCGCGAGTTCGCCGAGTCCGGGCTGCTGAACCTGGTCGGCGGCTGCTGCGGCACCACCCCGGCGCACATCCGCGCCATCGCCGAGGCGGTGCGCGGGCTGGCGCCGCGCGTGCCGCTGGCGGCGCAGGCGCAGGCCGCCTGATGAACGCCGCGCGCACCCTCGCCGTCGCCACCCGCGTGCGCGCCTGCACCTCCCTGTTTCCGGAACGCTGATCATGTCCTCCGCCCGCCACACCCGCCTGTCCGGCCTGGAGCCGCTGCTGCTGACCCCGGACCTGCTGTTCGTCAACGTCGGTGAGCGCACCAACGTCACCGGCAGCGCGCAGTTCCGCAAGCTGATCAAGGAAGAGCGCTACGAGGAGGCGGTGGAGGTGGCGCGCCAGCAGGTCGCCAACGGCGCGCAGATCCTCGACGTCAACATGGACGAGGGCCTGATCGACTCGGAGAAGGCGATGGTGCGCTTTCTCAACCTGATCATGTCCGAGCCGGACATCGCGCGCATCCCGATCATGGTCGACTCCTCCAAGTGGAGCGTGATCGAGGCCGGGCTGAAGTGCCTGCAGGGCAAGAGCGTGGTCAATTCGATCTCGCTCAAGGAAGGCGAGGCGCAGTTCGTCGAACACGCGCGCAAGGTGCTGCGCTACGGCGCCGCGGCGGTGGTGATGGCGTTCGACGAGGTCGGCCAGGCCGACACCTGCGCGCGCAAGGTGGAAATCTGCACCCGCGCCTACCGCATCCTCACCGAGCAGGTCGGGTTCCCGCCGGAAGACATCATCTTCGATCCGAACATCTTCGCCGTGGCCACCGGCATCGAGGAGCACGACAACTACGCGGTCGACTTCATCGAAGCGACCCGCGAGATCAAGCGCACCCTGCCGCATTGCCATGTCTCCGGCGGCGTCTCCAACGTGTCGTTCTCGTTCCGCGGCAACGAGACCGTGCGCCAGGCGATCCATTCGGTGTTCCTGTATCACGCCATCGCCGCGGGCATGGACATTGGCATCGTCAACGCCGGCGGCATGCCGATCTACGACGAACTGGATGCGGAACTGCGCGAGCGCGTGGAGGACGTGATCCTCAACCGCCGCCGCGACGCCACCGAGCGCCTGCTGGAGATCGCCGAACGTTACAAAAAAGCGGGCAATCGGGATGCGGGAACCGGGAATCGGGAAAAGCTGGCGTGGCGCGAGAAGACGGTGCGCGAGCGGTTGAGCCATGCGCTGGTGCATGGCATCGACGAGTTCGTCGAGGTCGATACCGAAGAGGCGCGGCAGCAGGCCGCGCGCCCGCTGGACGTGATCGAAGGTCCGCTGATGGACGGCATGAACGTGGTCGGCGACCTGTTCGGCGCCGGCAAGATGTTCCTGCCGCAGGTGGTGAAGTCGGCGCGGGTGATGAAGAAGGCGGTCGCCTACCTGCTGCCCTACATCGAGGCAGAGAAGCTGCGCAGCGGCGACACCGGCAAGTCCAACGGCAAGATCATCATGGCCACGGTCAAGGGCGACGTGCACGACATCGGCAAGAACATCGTCGGCGTAGTCCTGGCCTGCAACAACTTCGACGTGATCGACCTCGGGGTGATGGTACCCACCCAGACCATCCTCGACCGCGCCCGTGCCGAGAACGCCGACATCATCGGCCTGTCCGGGCTGATCACCCCGTCGCTGGAAGAGATGACCCACGTCGCCCGCGAGATGCAGCGGCAGGGCTTCTCGATGCCGCTGTTGATCGGCGGCGCCACCACCTCGCGCGCGCACACCGCGCTGAAGATCGACCCGCACTATGCGGCGCCGACGGTCTGGGTGAAGGATGCCTCGCGCGCGGTCGGCGTGGCGCAATCGCTGATCTCGCGCGACCTGCGCGCGGCCTTCGTCGCCGCCAACGACGCCGACTACGCCGAGATCCGCCAGCGCCACAAGAACCGCGGCGACGCCAAGCGCCTGGTGTCGCTGGCCCACGCGCGCGGCCAGCGCTTCGACGGCGGCTGGGACGCCTACACCCCGCCAGCGCCCAGGCAGCCCGGCCTGCACGTGTTCGACGACTACCCGCTGGACGACCTGGTCCCGCTGATCGACTGGACCCCGTTCTTCCAGGCCTGGGAACTGGCCGGCAAGTTCCCTGCGATCCTCACCGACGAGATCGTCGGCCAGCAGGCCAGCGAGCTGTACCAGGACGCGCTGGCGATGCTGCAGCGGATCGTCGCCGAGAAATGGCTGACCGCCAAGGCCGTGTTCGGGCTGTGGCCGGCGCAGTCGGTCGGGGATGACGTTGTGGTCCTGACGGACCGGCAATCGGGAGACGGGAATGGGGAATCGTCGAGTGGGACTGCGTCGCTCGACCATTCCCGATTCTCCATTCCCCATTCCCTGCACTTCCTGCGCCAACAGGTCGACAAGCCCGCCGAGCGCCCGGACTTCTGCCTGGCCGACTTCATCGCCCCGCGCGACAGCGGCAAGCAGGACTGGATCGGTGCCTTCGCGGTCACCGCCGGCATCGGCATCGAGCCCCACGTGGCGCGCTTCGAGGCGGCGCACGACGACTACAACGCGATCCTGCTCAAGGCGCTGGCCGACCGCCTGGCCGAGGCGCTGGCCGAACGCCTGCACCAGCGCGTGCGCACCGAGTTCTGGGGCTACGCCGACGACGAGGCGCTGGACAACGAGGCGCTGATCGCCGAGCGCTACCGCGGCATCCGTCCCGCGCCCGGCTACCCGGCCTGCCCCGACCACAGCGAGAAGCAGACCCTGTTCGCGCTGCTCGACGCCGGACGCAACGCCGACATGTCGCTGACCGAGAGCTTCGCGATGCTGCCGACCGCGGCAGTGTCCGGTTACTACTTCAGCCACCCGCAGAGCCAGTACTTCGTGGTCGGCCGGCTGGGCAAGGACCAGCTCGCCGACTACGCCCGGCGCAAGGGCGTCTCGCTGCAACAGGCCGAGCGCTGG
This genomic stretch from Xanthomonas sacchari harbors:
- a CDS encoding homocysteine S-methyltransferase family protein → MSGAAVSPIPNPQSPLPGLPWLNPERTQKLLQALSKRILIIDGAMGTMIQRHGLQEADYRGERFAEGYDAQAGHVHGPGCDHAPQGHDLKGNNDLLLLTRPEVIAEIHRAYLDAGADLLETNTFNATSISQADYHLEHLVYELNKAGAQVARACCDAVEALTPDKPRFVIGVLGPTSRTASISPDVNDPGFRNTSFDELRATYREAIDGLIDGGADTLMVETIFDTLNAKAALYAIEEVFDARGGRLPVMISGTITDASGRTLSGQTAEAFYASVAHGRPLSVGLNCALGAKDLRPHVETLARIADGYVSAHPNAGLPNAFGEYDETPEEMAATLREFAESGLLNLVGGCCGTTPAHIRAIAEAVRGLAPRVPLAAQAQAA
- the metH gene encoding methionine synthase, which produces MSSARHTRLSGLEPLLLTPDLLFVNVGERTNVTGSAQFRKLIKEERYEEAVEVARQQVANGAQILDVNMDEGLIDSEKAMVRFLNLIMSEPDIARIPIMVDSSKWSVIEAGLKCLQGKSVVNSISLKEGEAQFVEHARKVLRYGAAAVVMAFDEVGQADTCARKVEICTRAYRILTEQVGFPPEDIIFDPNIFAVATGIEEHDNYAVDFIEATREIKRTLPHCHVSGGVSNVSFSFRGNETVRQAIHSVFLYHAIAAGMDIGIVNAGGMPIYDELDAELRERVEDVILNRRRDATERLLEIAERYKKAGNRDAGTGNREKLAWREKTVRERLSHALVHGIDEFVEVDTEEARQQAARPLDVIEGPLMDGMNVVGDLFGAGKMFLPQVVKSARVMKKAVAYLLPYIEAEKLRSGDTGKSNGKIIMATVKGDVHDIGKNIVGVVLACNNFDVIDLGVMVPTQTILDRARAENADIIGLSGLITPSLEEMTHVAREMQRQGFSMPLLIGGATTSRAHTALKIDPHYAAPTVWVKDASRAVGVAQSLISRDLRAAFVAANDADYAEIRQRHKNRGDAKRLVSLAHARGQRFDGGWDAYTPPAPRQPGLHVFDDYPLDDLVPLIDWTPFFQAWELAGKFPAILTDEIVGQQASELYQDALAMLQRIVAEKWLTAKAVFGLWPAQSVGDDVVVLTDRQSGDGNGESSSGTASLDHSRFSIPHSLHFLRQQVDKPAERPDFCLADFIAPRDSGKQDWIGAFAVTAGIGIEPHVARFEAAHDDYNAILLKALADRLAEALAERLHQRVRTEFWGYADDEALDNEALIAERYRGIRPAPGYPACPDHSEKQTLFALLDAGRNADMSLTESFAMLPTAAVSGYYFSHPQSQYFVVGRLGKDQLADYARRKGVSLQQAERWLASNLDYDPE